The stretch of DNA ATACACTGGGACTCACAGTAATAGGTCAGGGTTAGAATGTTTGCATATGTAGATAAAGGAGGCTTAGTCCTGAGAGTCCGTTCATGGGGTAAACCATCACTGTGTTAGACTGGACCTCTTAGTATATTTGTGTTGCCTGTATACAGTCTATTTTAAACAGGGTTATTTATATGCCTGGACATTTATAACAGGAAGCGGCATACCCGGAATTATGTACTGCAGGTTCACTGCCTCAAGCTTGCCTTGACGTTTGCTTTGTTGACCGCCTCTTTCACATCTTCGTTCCTCAAACTGTAGATCATGGGACTCAGCATGGGAATCACTGTGGGGTAAAACACGGCCACCATCTTCCCCCGCTCCACAGACTCTTCAGTGGGCCTCCTGAGATACATGAAGAGGAGAGCCCCATAAAACACGGCAACAGCTGTCAGGTGGGACCCACACGCGGAGAATGCCTTCCTCCTGCCATCGGCAGAGCGCATGCGCAGCACGGCCGCTATGATGAGGGTATAGGACATGAGAACCACTGAGAGGGAATATGTGAAATTCATCCCAGCAATAACAATCATGGTGCATTCTTTACTGTGGACCCCTCCACAGGCAATCTTGATAAGAGCACGGTCAGCACAATAGAAGTGGTTGATTTCAAAGTTTCCACAGAAGTACAGGCCATATGTCCACAGTGTGCAGATTAGGCTAACAGAGAACCCACAGATGTATGTCACAGAGATGAGACGAGCACAGACAGTCCTGGACATTTCACTGCCATAAAGCAGAGGGCTGCAGATGGCCATGTAGCGATCAAAGGCCATCACAGCCAAGATACATACTTCCACGTGGACAAGGCCTGTGAAGAAGTAACACTGCACCAAACACCCCACATAGGAAATGGTTTTTGTCCCTGATAGTAAGTTTTCCAGCATCTTCAGAGTGACCTTGGAAGAGAACCACACATCCACAAAAGACAAATGACTCAAGAAAAAGTACATGGAGCTCTGAAGCTGGAAGCTGATGCTGATCAAAATAATCATACCAATGTTC from Bubalus bubalis isolate 160015118507 breed Murrah chromosome 13, NDDB_SH_1, whole genome shotgun sequence encodes:
- the LOC102415736 gene encoding olfactory receptor 5M9 — encoded protein: MPNFTDVTEFVLLGLTSHQELQVLFFVVFLVVYMITLIGNIGMIILISISFQLQSSMYFFLSHLSFVDVWFSSKVTLKMLENLLSGTKTISYVGCLVQCYFFTGLVHVEVCILAVMAFDRYMAICSPLLYGSEMSRTVCARLISVTYICGFSVSLICTLWTYGLYFCGNFEINHFYCADRALIKIACGGVHSKECTMIVIAGMNFTYSLSVVLMSYTLIIAAVLRMRSADGRRKAFSACGSHLTAVAVFYGALLFMYLRRPTEESVERGKMVAVFYPTVIPMLSPMIYSLRNEDVKEAVNKANVKASLRQ